The window AGGCCGCGGAGCTGGCCGAGACGCGCGCGGCGGTGGACTCGCTGCGCACCTACGCGGCGCTTTTGGAAAAGGACGACGCCACCCTGGAGCGGGTGGCGCGGGAGCGCTTCGGGATGATCCGGGACGGGGAGACGCTGTACCGCTTTTTCGAGGCGGAGCCCGAGCCCGCGGCGGCACGCCGGGTGGCGAAGGCCCCTTGACGTTTCCGCCCACCGGCGTATATTTAGGGCACTTGACGCGGGGTGGAGCAGCCTGGTAGCTCGTCGGGCTCATAACCCGAAGGTCGCGGGTTCGAATCCCGCCCCCGCTATAACGAATTCCGTGGCGGAGTAGCTCAGCTGGTTAGAGCAGCGGAATCATAATCCGCGTGTCGGGGGTTCGAGTCCCTCCTCCGCTACCTTGCCGAAAGGGGCCGCTCGCACGAGCGGCCCCTTTCGTGTCGCTGGGCTGGCAACCGGCCGTCGCGGGGATCGCCCCCGCGGCGGCCGCAGCGTTTCTCTCGCCCGTCTATCTCGCCTCCAGCTCCACCTGGTCGTGCGGCGCCATCACGCCGAGGACGCGCTCCATGGCCATGGTGTGGCTGCAGGTGCCGTGGTTGTGGAAGTAGCCGCAGTCGCAGCGCCAGTGTCCGTCCTCGAATCCGACTTCGTGGTTCCCGTTGTTTCCGTCGAACTCCACCTTCAGGCTCTGGAAGTGGATGCGCTCGGGCTCGGTGGCGTAGGTCTTGGCCTTCTGGATCTTGTTGATCATCCCCGAATCGAGCATCAGGACCTCCTTGCTAGGGAACAACAAAAAACGCCGCGCAGCAGTCTGCGGGGCGTTCCGGATGGAGCGTCTTCGAACGGAGCCGACGGAGTGGAAAACTCCCAGATCTGCACCACGTACCTCCTTCCCGCACGGGTTCGGGATCGGAACGGGGGATAGCGCGGGACCGCCGCGTGCGGCGGGTCGGCCCGGCCTCCTGATCGCAAGGTAAAGCGTCCCCGGCGATCCCGCAACAGCCCTGTCGCGCTCTTTTCTGCGGCCCCGAGGACCATGCAAAATCCGTACTCCCCGGGCGGGGTCGTGCGCGTATCTCCCCGTCGGAACACGTCTTGCGACGCCGGGTGGGCCATGTTGGGATGTTGAACCCAGACCAGGAGGACGCATGGCGGATCTCAAGCGCACCACGCAGACGGGCGGCGGCGTCCGCACGGGGATTACCCCCGAGGGCGAGCAGGGCGAGCACAACCAGGGAGCCGAGTTCGGCACGTCCGACCGCGCCACCCGCGGCACCGACCGCGACGTGGACGGCTCCGGGACCTCGAAGAACCAGGGGCACGGGCACCCGCGCGAGGAGCGCGGCTCCGACCTCGACTGACCCTGCCCTCCGGCGGGACGGGCGGACCGGCGCGGGAGCGTGCAGCGCGGCGCTCCCGGGCC of the Longimicrobiaceae bacterium genome contains:
- a CDS encoding septum formation initiator family protein; the protein is MALSSRAGRRLLLGAVAAVAAYYALWGGEYSAFHLRRLDEVREAKAAELAETRAAVDSLRTYAALLEKDDATLERVARERFGMIRDGETLYRFFEAEPEPAAARRVAKAP
- a CDS encoding SWIM zinc finger family protein, whose translation is MLDSGMINKIQKAKTYATEPERIHFQSLKVEFDGNNGNHEVGFEDGHWRCDCGYFHNHGTCSHTMAMERVLGVMAPHDQVELEAR